Below is a window of Rhizobium jaguaris DNA.
AACAGCGCATTGCGCGTCGTCGTCTCGACGGAAGCATTACCGAACACGGTGGTGACACCGAGAAGATCGATTTCCGGATGACGGTGCAAGAAGAGCAGCGCCATGGCGTCGTCGACGCCAGGGTCCGTGTCGTAAATGACCTTGTGCATGATTTTTCCTTGTTACCCTTTTGATTAAGCTTGACCTTATCCAAAAACCGCGCCGCACTTTTTGGGGTCATGTTTGTGAGGTCGCCGGGACACGCGAGAACCGCGATCGGCGAAGCGGCCACCATAGTCACAGCCGCCATTTCTGCAATATCGGATGCAATCTCGCGTGAATTCGCCACAGATTGCGACAAAACGATGCCGGCGAACCAACAATTCAGCCGATTTTCGCAATTGCCGCAGTGGAAAAGCGAGATTTGATTTTCGGTAGGACAAGTTCTGCACTGGGTCCGGCGTCAGCCAGCGCAGCGGCCTCAGCAACACCGTGGCAGCCAACGCGAGCAAAAACGAGCTCGGACGGATTCTTCAAACGCGGCGTCTCGCGCTCCAGCGTGGCAGCATCAAAAAAACGCAGCGGCAGTCCAAGATAAGCGGCCACGTCCACGATCGCGGGCTCGTTGCTGCGCATATTGATGGAGGCGATCGCAAGGATCTGATCGGTCTCTATCCCGCTCTCCCGTAACGCCCGTTCGGCAAGCAGACGCACATCGTTCCAGTCCGTACCGCGCTCGCAGCCGAGGCCTAGAATATAGCGGCGGGCGATAGCTTCAGGATGTGTTGTCATATGGAAACCCCAGCGGCGGCAATTATAGTCAGGCACAAGGGCGCGGCACACATGCAATCACCTGACAAACACCATCTATTCAACGATCCCCCTGCCCGTCAATTTCACCGACTGTGTCCAAACTGCAATTGCGGCAGCGCCAATCGAGTGCAAGAAAGCCCGCGAAATCATCGCCTTCGAGTTCCCCCGCCTTGCAAGACATCACCCTACATCTACTGCTTCTGCTTTTCGCCGCCGCCTTCTTCGCCGGTTTTGTCGATTCGATCGCCGGTGGCGGCGGACTGATCACCGTGCCTGCCATGCTGCTGGCCGGCATTCCGCCATTGCAGACGCTCGGCACCAACAAGGTGCAATCGATCTGCGGCGCCGCCTCCGCGACGATCGCCTACGCCCGTCAAGGCCATGTGCGGCTTCGCACGCAATTGCCGATGGCCCTGATGGCGGTTATTGGCGGCATGCTGGGCGCGACGCTGGCGACGATCATGCCAGGCGATGTCCTGCGCATCGTCCTGCCATTCCTATTGATCGCCATTGCGCTTTATTTCGGCTTCAAGCCCAATCTCGGCGATATCGAAAAACACGGCCGCATGAGTGCGCCCCTCTTCGGTTTCACCTTGGTACCGCTGATCGGCTTCTATGACGGCGCCTTCGGCCCCGGCACCGGCTCGTTCCTGATGCTCGCCTTCGTCACGCTGGCCGGTTTTGGTCTGCTGAAAGCGACCGCTCACACGAAGCTATTGAATTTCGGCTCGAACCTCGGTGGTTTAATCGTCTTCATCTTTTCCGGCGTCATCCTCTGGAAGGTCGGCCTCACCATGGGGCTTGGGCAGTTCCTTGGTGCCCAGGCCGGTTCGCGACTCGCCATGCTCATTGGTGCAAAGCTGATCAAGCCGCTGCTGGTCATCGTCTGCATCGCCTTCGCCATCAAGCTGCTGGCCGACCCGACCAATCCCGTTCGCGTCTGGCTGGGGTTCTGAACAGGCGGCTTTGATTACCTGCCACGTAATTGATAGTGCTGAAGGGCTCACCCATGATCGTCTTGCCTGAACGGTTCAGGCGATCCAAAGGAGTTGACCCGATGACCGATGCGACAACCATTGCCGAACGCTATCTCGCCGTCTGGAACGAAACCGACGCCGAACGCCGCCGCGCCCTCATCACCGAGGCCTGGACGGAATCCGGCACCTATGTCGATCCACTGATGCGCGGCGAAGGCCATGAGCAGATCGATGCGCTGGTGGCCGCCGTGCACACCCGTCTCCCCGGCTTCCGCTTCAAGCTCGCCGGTCCGGCCGATCGCTATGGTGACAACCTCCGTTTCTCCTGGAGCCTTGGCACGGAAGGCGACGAGCCTCTGATCAAGGGCACGGACTTCGCCATCCTCGACGACGAGCGGCTGAAAGCGGTTCACGGCTTTCTCGACCAGGCCCCGGCGGCCCTATGATGATGCCCGCCCGCTCTCTTGGCGATTACCTGCGCGAATGGCGGCAGCGCCGCCATTTGAGCCAGCTCGAATTCGCCCTCGAAGCTGATATATCGCAACGCCATCTCAGCTTCATCGAGAGCGGACGCGCACTTCCCAGCCGCGAGATGCTGATCCATCTTGCAGAGCGACTGGGCGTGCCGCTGCGGGACCGCAATCCGATGCTGCTGGCCGCCGGCTTCGCACCGGTTTTCCCGGAACGCTCGCTGGAAGATCCGGCTTTGGCTCCCGCACGCCGTGCCGTCGACGTCATACTAAAGGGCCATGAACCCTTTCCCGCCCTTGCGATCGATAGGCATTGGACCTTGGTCGCCGCGAACGACGCGGTCGCGCCCCTGCTCTCCGGCGTCGCCGACATTACGCTACTCAAACCGCCGGTGAATGTCCTGCGGCTCAGCCTGCATCCGCACGGCCTTGCACCACGTATCTTCAATCTCTCCGAATGGCGCGCGCATCTGCTGGAGAGGCTGCGCCAGCAGATCGTTGCAACTGGCGACCCTGTGCTCTCCGATTTGCTGAAGGAACTCTCGGCCTATCCCGCACCGACAGGGCAAAGGCCAAGCTCGCCCGACCGCGATTATGCCGGTATCGCCGTGCCCTTAGAGCTCGTCACCGATGCTGGACGCCTCTCGTTCATTTCGACGACCACTATCTTCGGCACACCCGTCGATATCACCCTTGCGGAACTGGCGATCGAATCACTTTTTCCGGCGGATCAGGCGACAGCCAAGGTGTTGAAAGAGATGGCGGCAGTCGTACAGACGAGCTGAAACCGTTAGGCCAGGCGTAGCCGCTAATCCAACACGAATTCCCCGACTTCCATCGCCACGCCATTCACCATTGCATCGATCCGATGGAGACCTGGATAGTGCTTACGCGTCGTCAGGTCATCTAGGCGCAATGCCTTGGAGAATTGCGCCGTTTCGCCGGGCGCCAATGAAACCGATGTCAGCTTGAAGACCTTTGGCCTGGCCAAACCGTTGGCCTTGACGAAGTGAACGGCAAAATCGACCAGCAGAGACTGTGCGGCTTCTCCGTCGTTGACGAGGGAAAAGCCGATACGGACGATATCGCCCATCTGCGCCCTCGCAGGCGCTATCGCCACGCTGCCGACACGAATGCCCTCGGCGGCGGAATAACCCATGGCACCGATCGCATCGGCCTCGCCACGCTTGACGGCGGAGCGCAGCGCATGACGGATCAGGCGCTGGCGCTCTTCAGGCGCATCCACGCTCCAGCGCCGCACCGTGTCTATCAGAATGCCGGGATGATCCTTACCGATATCGTTGAGATTGTTGGCAACGGAACGGCGAACATAAAGCTCTGGATCATCCTTCAGCAATTCCAGCAGATCAAGCACCGGCACCGGATCGGCCTGGAATGCGCGAAGCCGCTGTGCCCATGGAAGGCGTGGCCGAGTGCCCTCCGACACCAGTCGCCTGACATGCACGTTGGCGTCGCCGACCCATACGCGCAGCCGATCCAATGTCTCCTCCTGACGCTTGTTGAGAAAGGTGCGGATGGAGAATTCGGCGGTAAAACGCTTGGTCAGCTCATATTGCGCCCGCATGGACGGCTCGAAATGATCGATGCCATTGTCGGCGACGAAGATCGTGTGCGGCAGATAGAGAAACGGCGTCATGCCGAAATTGTCGCTGCCATCCATTTCCGGCCCCAGCGAGCGAATGAGAATGTCGACCGCCTCCGGATAATCTGCGGGCAAGAACATCTTAAGGGCGCGCGCAATCGCACGCCCGCGGTCCATCAGCTCCAGCTGCTCATATCCGTCCAATGTCGCAGCGATGAAACCTTTCCGGTCGAATGCCGGATGCACCTCCCCGATCATATCGGCGATGCGGGCCGGCACTTCAGCGCCGAAGCGATCCTTCAGGCGTTCAGCCATCCTACCCCTCAAAAGCTCCGCAGTTGTTCGAAATGCAGCACGCTCGTGCCGGCGTTGGCGGCATCGATCTGCATATGATCGAAATAGTCGAGGCAATCCTTGCTCGCATGCACCTTCGGCATAGCGGCCGCCGCGTCCGCATGAGAGCGCCACCA
It encodes the following:
- a CDS encoding DNA alkylation repair protein codes for the protein MAERLKDRFGAEVPARIADMIGEVHPAFDRKGFIAATLDGYEQLELMDRGRAIARALKMFLPADYPEAVDILIRSLGPEMDGSDNFGMTPFLYLPHTIFVADNGIDHFEPSMRAQYELTKRFTAEFSIRTFLNKRQEETLDRLRVWVGDANVHVRRLVSEGTRPRLPWAQRLRAFQADPVPVLDLLELLKDDPELYVRRSVANNLNDIGKDHPGILIDTVRRWSVDAPEERQRLIRHALRSAVKRGEADAIGAMGYSAAEGIRVGSVAIAPARAQMGDIVRIGFSLVNDGEAAQSLLVDFAVHFVKANGLARPKVFKLTSVSLAPGETAQFSKALRLDDLTTRKHYPGLHRIDAMVNGVAMEVGEFVLD
- a CDS encoding TSUP family transporter — encoded protein: MQDITLHLLLLLFAAAFFAGFVDSIAGGGGLITVPAMLLAGIPPLQTLGTNKVQSICGAASATIAYARQGHVRLRTQLPMALMAVIGGMLGATLATIMPGDVLRIVLPFLLIAIALYFGFKPNLGDIEKHGRMSAPLFGFTLVPLIGFYDGAFGPGTGSFLMLAFVTLAGFGLLKATAHTKLLNFGSNLGGLIVFIFSGVILWKVGLTMGLGQFLGAQAGSRLAMLIGAKLIKPLLVIVCIAFAIKLLADPTNPVRVWLGF
- a CDS encoding nuclear transport factor 2 family protein, translating into MTDATTIAERYLAVWNETDAERRRALITEAWTESGTYVDPLMRGEGHEQIDALVAAVHTRLPGFRFKLAGPADRYGDNLRFSWSLGTEGDEPLIKGTDFAILDDERLKAVHGFLDQAPAAL
- a CDS encoding cobalamin biosynthesis protein, which codes for MTTHPEAIARRYILGLGCERGTDWNDVRLLAERALRESGIETDQILAIASINMRSNEPAIVDVAAYLGLPLRFFDAATLERETPRLKNPSELVFARVGCHGVAEAAALADAGPSAELVLPKIKSRFSTAAIAKIG
- a CDS encoding helix-turn-helix domain-containing protein, which encodes MMMPARSLGDYLREWRQRRHLSQLEFALEADISQRHLSFIESGRALPSREMLIHLAERLGVPLRDRNPMLLAAGFAPVFPERSLEDPALAPARRAVDVILKGHEPFPALAIDRHWTLVAANDAVAPLLSGVADITLLKPPVNVLRLSLHPHGLAPRIFNLSEWRAHLLERLRQQIVATGDPVLSDLLKELSAYPAPTGQRPSSPDRDYAGIAVPLELVTDAGRLSFISTTTIFGTPVDITLAELAIESLFPADQATAKVLKEMAAVVQTS